From the genome of Plasmodium sp. gorilla clade G2 genome assembly, contig: PADLG01_00_33, whole genome shotgun sequence:
gcatatgaAAAATGTGAAATAGTTATATCAAGAAAACATAATTTATtgttttgtaaaaaaaaaaaaaaaaaaaataaggaaaatattaattatttatttcaatatttactttaaattataatgtattaagtttttatattaatttttattaaatatgtatttcatgtataaatataaacatgatAATTTagtcatataaaaatatatatatatatatatatatacattacaCATATACCATAAGTTATATTAGGATTGACATTaacataattttaataatattttaaaaaaattattttatattaatagaaaatttacacaaattttaaaaaagtatattattatttgatataacagaaaaaaaaaaaaaaaaaaacaataaaagaagttaagaaaaaaatatatttatattaaaatttggagaatataaatatgctATTAGaaagattattatatatataaaaaaattatttcataataaaatgaatgttattaataatatatatatatatatttaaaataaaatttccCCTTATAGTTTACAAaaacatacacatatattattatatctataaatataatagcgtatatattaaaaatgatattttataatattaaattaattatattttcaattatATTAGTATCATTAACGTTAACttataatgtaaaaaataagatgaaaattatatacatgtgTACAATATAAAACTACATTTTGTTatcatacatttttatatttttattcatcatttctatatttatttataatataaaatatattgaattaatataatttgattttttatttattatgtttttaatatatatttttttttttttttttttttagaatgACTGTGAtggattatataaatatataaattataaaaacatgGTGTTATGGCCAATGAATTTCAGATGCTTAGGAGAATTATCACATGGATTTATtgcaaataataaacataaaaatagtaAATTAAGAGAATACGGAAACACCAATGAAAGAAAATACAAGAAGGACAAATATCCATATGATAAGACAAAAACAAAACAGAATATACCACATGTAAAAGAAAAGGGAAATGTTGGAACACCacatttgaaaaaatatgaaaaagaatcAAAATCAAATAGACCTACTCGTTCCTTCAAACATTCAGAAATTCATTCTCAAAATAATTCAGATAAATcagatgataaatataaaagtggGTGTAAAAAATGTTGGAATAAAATGTTTATTGTATTGTTAATCCTTAGTTGTCATTTTCACATTTTTTGGATgtggtataaaaaaaaaaaaaataaagggaAATAGGTTtgtatatgaataatattatattattttatatttatatatatattataaactattatatataatattataattgtgATAAGTACATATCTACCTTTATTGTATAAtacgtatatataattttttttttaaatacaatGTATATGGTATTTTATAAACgcataataaaattaatgtgttaataaaaattaaaacaaaaaaaaaacataaattaattaattaggAAAATTCAGGATTtaacattataattatacaaaagaaaatattaggaaacaaaaatatcatttttcATGTATATTATgactttttcatttatataagttatttatatatgttgtataatactatattataatatatatatatatatatataattattcgaGTGTGTCCATGAATTATTTGAAAATTCATATTTAATTGTATCTAGGTTGCTATTGGTTTAGAACATGGATCTATCGGTTATTTAttgcatatattattaaaaaatatattttataaaaataagcaCAAT
Proteins encoded in this window:
- a CDS encoding stevor PIR protein, putative yields the protein MIFYNIKLIIFSIILVSLTLTYNNDCDGLYKYINYKNMVLWPMNFRCLGELSHGFIANNKHKNSKLREYGNTNERKYKKDKYPYDKTKTKQNIPHVKEKGNVGTPHLKKYEKESKSNRPTRSFKHSEIHSQNNSDKSDDKYKSGCKKCWNKMFIVLLILSCHFHIFWMWYKKKKNKGK